GCGCGCCTCCGTGAACACCCGCTTCCATTGCTCGGTGCTCAACTCCTTCTCCCGCTCGATGAGTTCGAGCGGGTTGGAACAGTAGGCGCAGTGCAGCGGGCAGCGGTGCGTGAGCTCGGCGAGCAGCCCGAGCGGCGGCGCCGCGGCAGCCTTCCGGTCGGGCGTCAGATCCATCGCACGACCCCGCTCTCGGTCAGCCGGTCCAGCACGCTGTCGACCTCTTCCTCGCGCACCCCGGCGTACGTGCTGCCGAGCGCCACCGTGATCTGCGGGACCGTCGCGGCCCCGTCGCAGAGTTCGAGCACCGAGACGGCGGTGCGGTTGGGCACCAGCACCCCCTCGGGGTGGAGCACGACATGGGTCTGCCGCGTCCTGTCGTAGATGAGCCGCACTCCGCGGCCGAGCACGGGCCTGTCCACGGCCACTCCTTCGTACGGGGGTACCACGGGTCCTGGGGGTTCCAACGGTTCGGGCCGCTCTACTCGCCTACGGCGGCGGCTCGCTCGATCGCGTCGAGCATCTGCCACAGCACTTCGGTCTTGAAGCGGAGCGCGGCCACGGCCGCGTCCTGCTGCTCGCGCGTCACGCAGTGCCGGACGACGATGTCCAGGGTGCCCTTGCCCTCGCCGGACACGGCCTCGATCCGGTCCGTGAAGTAGGCCAGGTGCTCGGGGCGGATCCAGTCGTAGTGGGCCAGCATGTCGGTGACCCTGCGGGTCATCAGGTGACCGGCGAACATCTCGGTCAGCCCGGAGGCGATGGCCTCCCACCACGGCCGGGTGCGGGCGAAGTTCACGTACGCGTCGACCGCGAACCGTACGCCCGGCACAACGTGCCGCTCGTCGACGACCTCGTCGCGGCTCAGCCCGACGGCCTCGCACAGCCGCAGCCAGCGCTCGATGCCGCCCTCGTCGTGCGCGGTCCCGTCGTGGTAGGCGAGGCGGTCCACCCAGGCGCGCCGGATCTCGGGCAGCGGGCAGTTGCTGATGATCGCCGCGTCCTTCTGCGGCAGCATCCGCTGGTAGTACCACCGGTTGGCGGCCCACAGCCGCAGCGCCCGCCGGTCGAGGCCGCCGTCGTGGAGCCGGCGGTGGAAGGGGTGGGAGCCCCAGTAGGAGGAGGAGAGCCCGCGCAGGACGCCGATGAACTCGGCCTCGCCCAGCGCTGCCGCCCTGTCCGTGGTGATTGCCGTCATGTCATCTCCCGCCACGGCGGGAGTCCGTCATCCGGACTCCCGCCCGCCGACCGTCGGTTCACTTCTCCAGACGCGCGGCGTACGCGGTGACCTCGAAGGCCGTCTCGTACGCGACGAAGTCCGGGGTGGTCCACATCTCGGTGGTGGTCTCGGTGACCTCAGCCATGGCCATGCTCCTTCGCTCGGTGCCCATCGTTCCGCCAGGAACCTACGGCCCGCCCGCGGCGCCGCAGATCCCCTAACCGCCCCTAACCACGCACGATCACCCCTTCGGCCTGCGTCAAGGAGTGAAACCCGAACGGCTGTAACGCGTTAGAGGCATGGGCCGACCGACCGCCCGCGACGCAGTCGAACGTACGAGGAGCACGATGACCAGCACGACGACGAACCCGATGCCCGCCGGCCGAGGCCGGATGAAGCTGGCGGCCAGATGCCGGCTCGCAACGGAGGCCCCCGCCTTCGGGATCGTCGTCTTCTGCGCGATCCTGTTCAACGCGGCGCTGATGGGCCTGGAGACGTACAGCGGTCTCGCCGCGGAGTACCAGGGGGCGCTGGGCGCCGCGGAGGGCTGCTGCCTGACCCTGTTCACGCTGGAGATCCTGCTGCGGATGGCCGCGCACGCCGACCAGCCGAAAGCATTCTTCCGCGACCCGTGGAACCTCTTCGACCTCGTGGTCGTGGCTTCCGCCTTCGTGCCGTTCGTCCGCGAGAACGCGACCATCCTGCGGCTCCTGCGCCTGGCCCGCGTCCTGCGCACGGCACGCTTCCTCCCGCATCTGCGCATCCTGCTGATCGCCGTGGGCCGCAGCCTGCCGGGCACCGTCAGCTTCCTGTTCATCGGTGCGCTGGTGGTGTACGTGTACGCCATGATCGGCTGGATCTGCTTCGCGGAGGCCGACCCCGAGCACTACGGCTCGGTCGGCCGCGCGGGGCTCACCCTCTTCCTGCTGACCACCCTCGACGGGCTCACGGACGCGGTGCGCGCGGGGCTGCAGATCTCCCGGCTGAGCATCATCTACTACGCCTCGTACGCACTGTTCGCCTCCTTCGTCCTGGTGAACGTCCTGATCGGCGTGGTCCTCAACTCCCTCGACGAGGCCCGCGAGATCGAGGACGAGGCGAACCGGATCCCGGCGCAGGGCGGCACGGACGGCACGGACCTCAAGGAGCGCATCGCGACGGCCCGCCGCGCGCTGGACGAGATCGAGGCGAACCTCCCCACCGAGGCGGCCGGCCGGCCGGAACGGCAGCTGGAGGCCTCACACGCCGGATCCTGAGCCTTCCCCCTCCGGGTCGCGGAGGGCGATGTTCCAGGTGCCGTCCGAGTGCCGTTCGACGGTCCAGCGGTCCGGCTCGCCGGAAGACGGGAGTTCGGCGTCCGTGTTCGCTTCGAAGGTCACGCCGTCGAAGCGAACAGAGCCCTGGAACTCCGCGAAGTCGAAGGCCACGGGCCCTTTGAACACGGCTCCGGTCGCCAGCAGTCCACGTTCCCAGACCGCTTGGGTGAAGAGGACGGGACCGGAGAAGACGATTCCGTGCAGTGCTGTCACATCGCGAAATGTCGTGCCGGTGAAGTCTGCCGGCCCCGTGACCCGGGCCTCGTTCATGACCGATGCCTCCTCGAACACCGCATGCTCGAAAGAGACTTCGTCACCGAAGACGGCGGCCCCGAATCCGGTGGTGTCGCTGAACACGGTCCGCCTGAACGCGGCCGCGCGCTGGAAGCTGCAACGAGTGAAGATCGCGTCGTTCTGGAACACGGCGCCGTCGAAGGAGGCCGGCCCCCCGAACGCGGCGCCGGAGAACAGGGCCGGCCCCGAGAAGACGGCGCGGTCGAAGGAGGCGCGGCCCCAGAAGACGGTCCCGGTCGAGGTCCAGTCGTTCACGAAGTGCGCGCGGTCGAAGGCCGCCGGGCCCAGGTCGACGCGTCGCGATTCCGGCTCCTGCACCGCCTGGAACAGCAGCTGGAGCAGGCCGGAATCGAAGGTCGTGCCGCGGAAGTCCACAGGTGACCGCGGCCCGAGTGTGCCGAGGTAGGCGTCCCGCTCCCGGTGCTGCAGATGGGCCAGGCACAGGTCGTATCCGGGCACCCGGATGCCGATGCACCCCCGTCTGTCGCCCTCCACCGCGAGGACACCACAGTGCGGCCATCCCGGACCCTCGCTCCTGGCCTTGCCCGCCTCGGCCATCGCGTAGCCCAGGTCGACCGGGTCGCCCGTGTAGAACCAGGTTTCCGGATCGCCTCCGAGACGTGCGAGGTCGCCCGGGCGGAGACCGGGCGGCAGGGCCGGACCGAGCAGCCCGTCGAGTTCCCCGTACAGGAAGTCGGACAAGAGGAAGTGCAACCGGCCGGGCGCTCCCGGCACCCGCTCGTCGTCCTCCGCCTGCCAGAACTGGCGGGCGGCCGCCACCGCGGCCTGTCCGTCCTCGAAGGCCGCCTCCCCCGTGCTCGCCACCACGTCGAGACCCGTGATCCACGGTGTGCGCGCGCCGAGGAACGCTTCGCCCCTGGCAGGCAGTGCGGACAGGATCCGCCCGGCTTTGACGAGGGCGCCCGGTCCGTCCACCGCCAGGAGCAGGACGTCGTCGGGGCCTGCGATCAGCCGGCCGGTGGCCCCGCTGTCACGCAGCAGCTCCTCCAGGAGACCGGCGACCTCCGCCCCCGCGTCGTACCGGCCCTCGGTCCCGCCCTCAGACCGCCGTGCGCGGGCCCCCACCGCCAGGCACACCCAACTTTCCGGATACCCGGCTTCCCCGGGGCCGGGCAGCAAGTGCTCCGCCATCACCGCTTGGAAGCCGGACTGCTCCAGCAGCGCGTGGGCCGACAGGAACACCATGCGGTCCGGCCAGACTCCGTGCACGACCCCGACCAGTACTCCGTCGCGGGAGACGGGCCCGCCCCGAAAGTGCGTCCAATTCTCCGGCTCGGTGGAGAGCCCTACGAGCTCGCCGTTGCGGGCTCCCTCGTCCTGGAGCACCTCGCCCGTCAGTGCGACCGGGTCCCCCTGGTCGGTGAAGCCGTCGACGCGGACCCGCTCCGGCGCCGCCCTACCGAACGCCCGGCGCAAGGTGCCCGACCAGGCGGCGGGGTCCACCACGTCCTCGTCCGCCAGCAGCAGGAACACCCGGGGCAGTGCCTCGTCCCCCCAGAGCGGTCGGCAGGGGATCTCCCGGCCGCCGGGCACCCGGACCCAGGCGACCGTGTTCCGGGCAAGCAGGTCGTCCCCGACCGTGAGCACCAGCCTCGGCGCCAGCAGCGTGCCCACCTCCTGCGGCTCCGCCAGCGTGTCGTACCGGACGCGGACCACCCGGTCGGCCAGTCCCCGCTCCGGCGGGCCGGGCTCCGACAGGGCCGGCCGCGGACGTGCCGCGAACGGCAAGGCCTCGTCCGGGACCAGGCGGCGGCCCTCCCGCCCGTTCGTGACGCGGGTCGCGGAGAAGTCCGGTCCGGGGCCCCGGTTGCGGGACATGTACTCCCAGACGCGGCGGCGTACGAGCTCCCGTACGGCGGCCACCTCCCCGCGCAGCTGAGAGCCGAGCAGTGCCTCCCGTACGCCCGGCAGGAACTCGAACTCCACCTCCTCGGCGGCCTGTTCCGGGCCCCACGGCTCGAAGAGCCCGCCGAGGGCGACCTCCGCGAGGTGGCCGTGTTCCGAGTCGCGGAGCAGGGAGCGGCGTACCAGGGTCATCACGGGCAGGGTCAGCGGTACGGCGGCGAGGTGCGCGGCCAGCTGCTGGGCGGTCGGGGAGGCGTTCTCACGGAAGCGTTCGACGGCCTCCAGGCCGGTGGCGGCACCGCCTGGGTCGGAGTCGGCCGGCGGCGCCGCGTACCCCGGTTCCGCGTCCAGGCTCAGGCAGGCCAGCCGCCGCCACCGGCCGTCCCCGGACACCACGCGCAGCAGCCGGGCCAGGCTCGCCGAGGCGAGGCCGACGACGGGGACCACGGGGGCCGTGGGGGCCGTCGGGGCCGTGGGGACGACGGGATCGACGCCCCCGGACGGGCGCCGGCGCCGGGCGCGCCGGGCGGCCGGTAACCGCTGCCAGGAGCGGGTGGCGGCGGCCGGGCGGTCCGCGCGCACGGCGTAGGCGGCGGGGCGGACGGCGCCGCGGGTCCAGAGCCGTTCGGGCAGCACGTTCAGCACGGCCACGGCGTTGTGCGCGCTCCAGTGCCGCAGCACGCCCTGGAGCGGGGCTTCGCGCCAGCCGCCGGCCACGGTGTCGGAGAGCACGAGGAACAGTCGGCGGCCCGCCGGGTCGGCCAGTTCGAGGGGGTTGCGGGGCGGGCCGCCCCGGCCGCGGGTCAGCATGGGGGTGGCGCCGGAGCCGGTGCCGGTCAGCTGCCAGGTCCGTACGTCCCGGAACACCCCGCTCCGGGTCAGGACGCGGCGCAGCTCGTCCACGAGGTCCGCCCAGAGCAGCATCGAGTGGTGCGTGTCGACGACGAGGGCCAGGTCCAGCCAGCGGCTCTCGGCGGGCCGCAGCACCGGGGTGGGCACCATGCGCTCGATGCTGCGTTCCACGGTGAGCTGCTCGTCCAGTTCCTCCCCGGGCCCGCCGATGGAGCGCCTGCCGAGGGGGCGCAGGGAGCGCATCAGGGCGAGCGGGTCGTCGAGGGAGCCGGCGCGGGGCAGCCGCAGGGGCGTGCCGCGGCGGCCTCCGGTCGCGTCCGCGGGCTTCCCGGCCGCCGCGGACACCCGTACGGCGGCCGGGTACAGCTCCACGGCCGGCTCCGCACCGCCGGAACCGCCGCCGGGGGCCGGTCCCGGCTCCGGCGGCGCGGGTTCGTCGGCCGGCTGCTCCTCGCCCCCGGGCCCGGCGGGCGGGGTCCCGGGCGTGCGGGCGCCCGCCGGGTCCACCCGGGCCGCGAGCCACAGGATGTCGGCGATCTCCTCGACCCCGGCGCCGGGGCGCGGACCGGAGTCCTCGACGCCGTCGGCGAAGGCGGCGAGCAGCTTCTCGATCACGCCGTCGGCCCGGTCAGGTGCTGCATGACGGTGGCGAGGAAGCGCTCGCGGTCGTCGGGGGCCGACCAGGCTCCGGAGAGCCGGAGTTGGATGGCGTTGAGGAGTTGGTCGGTGGCCAGGTCGCCGTCCTCGGCGCGGTCGAGGAAGGACCGGACGAGTTCCCGGTACTCCTCGTTGCCCTCGATGTCGACGCCGAGGCGGCGGCGCACGATGCGGGCGAGCTTCTTCGGTCCGGGAGCGTCCAGGTGGAGGCGGACGCAGCGGCGCAGGAAGGCGGGCGGGAAGTCGCGTTCGCCGTTGCTGGTGAGGACGACCACGGGGAAGTACCGGCACTGGACACGGCCTTGGGTGATGCACACGGCGGCGTCGGGGTCGTCGTCGGTGCCGATGGCGACGGTGGGGTCCTCCTTGGCGAGGCGGGCGAGTTCGGGGATGTCGAAGCCGCCGTCCTCGAAGACGGTGAGGAGGTCGCCGGGGAGGTCGATGTCGCTCTTGTCGATCTCGTCGACAAGCAGCACGCGGGGGCGGTCCTGCGGGAGGAGGGCGGTGCCGAGCGGGCCGAGGCGCAGATAGCGGGAGATGGACGGGGCGTTGGCGACGGCGGTGGCGGGGTCGGGGACCTCTGCAGGAGGCGGCAGGGGGGTGCCCGGCGGGCGCAGCTGTTCCAGTCCGGCCTCCTGGAGGCGCCCGATGGCGTCGTACAGGTAGAGCCCGTCGCGCAGCACGGTCCGGCTGGTGATCGGCCAGTGCAGTACGGGGCCCAGGCCCAGGTCGCTGGCGATGCTGTAGGCGAGGGTGGACTTGCCGACGCCCGGCTTCCCCGTGACGAGCAGCGGCCTGCGCAGGTGCAGTGCCGTGTTGACGACGTCCTTCTCCGGCTCGTCGGGTACGTAACCCTCCCCGCGCCCCCGGGTCCGCTCCCAGGCCGGGCCCTCGCAGCCGGGCGGCACGTACCCGGGATCCGGGACACCGGTGAAGTCCCGCCAGGGCGGCGGGGATCCGGCCTCCAGGCGGGCACGCCGGTCCGCGCCCTCACCGGTCCCGTGGTACAGCCACCAGTCCTTCACCACTGCCTCTGCCTCCATCGTCGTGTCGCCGTCTGTCCGTGGTCGCGGGTCGGAGTCGGGTTCGGGGATCGGGATCAGGGATCAGGGATCAGGGATCAGGAGAAGTCAGGGATCGGGTGGGCAGGCCAGGGAGCGGAGGCCCGGCACGTCGTCGGGATCGTCCCACAAGAGCACCAACCGGTCTTCCCCTGAGGGCAGTTGCCCGGGGCGCACGATTCCCCCGGCCGCTCCCCCGCCCACTCCGGCGGCCGCCCGGCGCACCTCCCGTACCCGCGCGGGCAGGTCGAGTACGTCGAGCTCCCCGGGGTCGGGACGGCCGTCGGGTCCGGCCGGGGCGAGCAGGTCGAGGAGTGCGGGCGCCGGTGCGCCGCCGCCGCGCCGCCAGACCGCCACCGGGACGCCCCCTTCGAGTACGGCCTCCAGCAGCCCTTCGTGCGGGGCGGTCGTGGTGTGGGCCAGGACGCAGGCGGGCGCCGGGCCCCCCGCGAGCTCCAGCCCGAGGGTGTCCGTGGCCGCCTCGGCGTCCCCGACGACCCGGACGGCTTCGGGGTGCCGGCCGCCCCGGGTGCACAGCCAGCGCCACTTGGTGTGCCACTCGGCGCGGGTGTCGGCCCGTTCCTCCGGGCAGCGCACCACGACCTGGTAGAGCAGGCCGAGGGCCCGGCGGCGGCGCGCCGGGCCGCGCGGCACGGGCCACTGGTCGAAGTCGGCGTCCAGCAGTTCGTACGGGACGTGGAACTCGATCCGGTCCACGGCCGCGTACGGCTGCCCGGGCGCGGGATCGCCCGCCCGGGCCCCGCCGAGCAGGGCGAGCTGCCGGACGAGTTCCTCGCGTACGGCGTCCAGCGCGAGCGGCGCGCCCTCCGACTCCCACACCTGCCGGGTCCCGTCCGCGCGCAGCCACATCCGGACCAGGAACCCGTCCTCGCCGCCCGGCGGTACGTCCAGCCGGACGTCCAGGACGGTCCGGGGCGCCGGGCTCGGGGGCGGCGGCAGCACGGGCAGGGCCAGCCGCGCGCGGGTGTCGCGCACCCACTCCAGCAGCCGGGCCGCCCAGTCCGGGTCGAGCGCGGTGGCCCGGTCCGCGAGGAAGCGTACGAAGGGCACGGCCAGCGGCATCGCGGTGCTGCCGGCACCCGCGCCTTGGCGCTCGTCCAGGTCCTGGACCACGTCGAGCAGGGTGTCCCCGGGCAGGCCGCCGCCCACCGGGGTGGTGCACCCGGCGGCCTTGAACGCCCACGCGTACGCCTCGTGGGCATGGCGCGGCAGGACGTGGCCCGCGAAGAGGGGGCCGAGCCCGTCCCAGGCGGCCTGGTCGAGGCGGGTCGCCCGGGGCGGGGCGGGCCGGGGCGGGGCGGATCCGGGCAGGTCCTCGTCGAGGAAGGAGCAGGCGTCCCAGTCCCGGTCGACGAGGAACTGCGGCAGCTGCGAGCCCCCGCCGCGCTCCCGTTCCTCCCTGAAGGTGCGGTGGATGGTGCGGGCGGAGGCGGCGAGCCCGGTGACGCCCTCCAGCACGGACCGCTGCCCGAGTTCCGTGAGCAGGGCCTCGGTGAAGCGGCCGGCCTCGCGTTCGGCGTTGTTCTCCGCGGTCTCGCCCTTGCTGGAGGCGTAGAGCCGGAACTGGCGCCGGCCGGGGACCGAACTCCCGCCCCCGTAGTCGATGTTGACGAAGTTCAGGCGGGATGCGCGGGGCACGTCGACCCGGCAGGCGTCGACGAGCGCGGCCTGGAGGGGGAACCGGCGGTGGGCGACGAGGTCGGTGCGCCACCAGCGCAGTGCCGAGTCGAGGTTGAGGTGGCGGATGTCGGTGGAACGGGCGTCGCTGCAGGGGAGCATGAGCTCGTCGCGGGGCCCGAGGAAGCCGTGTCCGGCCCAGAAGATCCAGAGCAGGTCGCCGTCGCGCTTCGGGAGTTCGTCGAACAGTGCCGTTCTCATGTTGCCCTCGGTGGCCGGCTGGTGCGCCGCGCGCAGGACGTCCATGGGCGGGGAGTCGGGCCAGGCGAGGGTGTCCGGCTCGTCGATCGGGGACAGCAGCAGCCGGACGTTGTCGGGCGGCACCTGCGCGGGACCGGTCAGCCAGTGCGCGAAGCGCAGGGCGTCGCGGGCCGGGCCGCGCAGGTTCCAGCCCGGGCCGAGGGCATAGCGCTCGACCCCGGCGATCAGCGCGAAGGTGCGCCGGGGCCCGAGGCCCGGCGGCAGGGGTCCCGGCCCCACCGGGAACGGTCCGGGCGCCGCCCCAAGCGGTCCGGGCCCCGCCCCAAGCGGTCCCGGGTCCGTCGGCAGCGGCCCGGGCTCCGTCGGTTCGACGGGAGTCACCCGATCCCCGCCTCGGTCACCGCCCGTTCGATCCGCTCGTAGAGGGTGTTCTGCTTCCAGTACGCGCTGTGGCAGGCGGGGAAGGGCTGCCGGCTGCCCACCTCGTGGTCGCTGATCCGCGGGTCGTCGGGGAAGACGGGGCCCGCGAGGTACGCGAGCACGTCCTGGCGGTCGTACACGTTGAGCCAGCGCGGGAAGCCGTACGGGAGTTTCGCTCCGGGTTCCAGGGCGGTCAGCGCGCCGAGTTCGTAGAGGAAGGGGGCCTGGGAGCCCACGGTGACGAGCAGTTCGGCCCCGGGGACGGGCTCGCCGCGGGCGGCGGCGAGGGCGAGGAGGTCGACGAGGGCGATCCCGCCGAGGCTGTGCCCGATGAGTACGGTCGGCCCCCGCCGGGCCGTGATCCGGTCCTGCAGGAACGCGCGCAGGTCGTGGCCGCGGGCCTGGTAGCGCAGGATGTCGCCGAGCGCGGGGGTGGCGCCCACGGTCAGGGAGCCGCGCCAGGCATTGAGCAGGGGCTGCGTGGTGACGCGCATCGCGAGCCGCCCGAGCACGGCGGCCGCGCGGGCGCCGGGCATCCGGGCGTCGCCGCCGAGCCGGGCGGTGAGCAGTTCGACGAGGCGGTCGCGTTCCGCGCCGGTGCAGTCGGCCTCGGCTCCGGCGGAGGCGAGCGCGGCGGCGGTCACGGCCCGGGCGAGGGCGGTGGCCAGCTCGCGCGCCTGCGCCACCGCGACGGCCCGCTCCCCGGCCCGTGCGGCCTCCTCCGACCCGGCGGTGGACTCCAGC
This genomic window from Streptomyces sp. NBC_01351 contains:
- the pqqD gene encoding pyrroloquinoline quinone biosynthesis peptide chaperone PqqD; protein product: MDRPVLGRGVRLIYDRTRQTHVVLHPEGVLVPNRTAVSVLELCDGAATVPQITVALGSTYAGVREEEVDSVLDRLTESGVVRWI
- the pqqC gene encoding pyrroloquinoline-quinone synthase PqqC; its protein translation is MTAITTDRAAALGEAEFIGVLRGLSSSYWGSHPFHRRLHDGGLDRRALRLWAANRWYYQRMLPQKDAAIISNCPLPEIRRAWVDRLAYHDGTAHDEGGIERWLRLCEAVGLSRDEVVDERHVVPGVRFAVDAYVNFARTRPWWEAIASGLTEMFAGHLMTRRVTDMLAHYDWIRPEHLAYFTDRIEAVSGEGKGTLDIVVRHCVTREQQDAAVAALRFKTEVLWQMLDAIERAAAVGE
- the pqqA gene encoding pyrroloquinoline quinone precursor peptide PqqA, producing MAEVTETTTEMWTTPDFVAYETAFEVTAYAARLEK
- a CDS encoding ion transporter, whose amino-acid sequence is MTSTTTNPMPAGRGRMKLAARCRLATEAPAFGIVVFCAILFNAALMGLETYSGLAAEYQGALGAAEGCCLTLFTLEILLRMAAHADQPKAFFRDPWNLFDLVVVASAFVPFVRENATILRLLRLARVLRTARFLPHLRILLIAVGRSLPGTVSFLFIGALVVYVYAMIGWICFAEADPEHYGSVGRAGLTLFLLTTLDGLTDAVRAGLQISRLSIIYYASYALFASFVLVNVLIGVVLNSLDEAREIEDEANRIPAQGGTDGTDLKERIATARRALDEIEANLPTEAAGRPERQLEASHAGS
- a CDS encoding pentapeptide repeat-containing protein, giving the protein MIEKLLAAFADGVEDSGPRPGAGVEEIADILWLAARVDPAGARTPGTPPAGPGGEEQPADEPAPPEPGPAPGGGSGGAEPAVELYPAAVRVSAAAGKPADATGGRRGTPLRLPRAGSLDDPLALMRSLRPLGRRSIGGPGEELDEQLTVERSIERMVPTPVLRPAESRWLDLALVVDTHHSMLLWADLVDELRRVLTRSGVFRDVRTWQLTGTGSGATPMLTRGRGGPPRNPLELADPAGRRLFLVLSDTVAGGWREAPLQGVLRHWSAHNAVAVLNVLPERLWTRGAVRPAAYAVRADRPAAATRSWQRLPAARRARRRRPSGGVDPVVPTAPTAPTAPVVPVVGLASASLARLLRVVSGDGRWRRLACLSLDAEPGYAAPPADSDPGGAATGLEAVERFRENASPTAQQLAAHLAAVPLTLPVMTLVRRSLLRDSEHGHLAEVALGGLFEPWGPEQAAEEVEFEFLPGVREALLGSQLRGEVAAVRELVRRRVWEYMSRNRGPGPDFSATRVTNGREGRRLVPDEALPFAARPRPALSEPGPPERGLADRVVRVRYDTLAEPQEVGTLLAPRLVLTVGDDLLARNTVAWVRVPGGREIPCRPLWGDEALPRVFLLLADEDVVDPAAWSGTLRRAFGRAAPERVRVDGFTDQGDPVALTGEVLQDEGARNGELVGLSTEPENWTHFRGGPVSRDGVLVGVVHGVWPDRMVFLSAHALLEQSGFQAVMAEHLLPGPGEAGYPESWVCLAVGARARRSEGGTEGRYDAGAEVAGLLEELLRDSGATGRLIAGPDDVLLLAVDGPGALVKAGRILSALPARGEAFLGARTPWITGLDVVASTGEAAFEDGQAAVAAARQFWQAEDDERVPGAPGRLHFLLSDFLYGELDGLLGPALPPGLRPGDLARLGGDPETWFYTGDPVDLGYAMAEAGKARSEGPGWPHCGVLAVEGDRRGCIGIRVPGYDLCLAHLQHRERDAYLGTLGPRSPVDFRGTTFDSGLLQLLFQAVQEPESRRVDLGPAAFDRAHFVNDWTSTGTVFWGRASFDRAVFSGPALFSGAAFGGPASFDGAVFQNDAIFTRCSFQRAAAFRRTVFSDTTGFGAAVFGDEVSFEHAVFEEASVMNEARVTGPADFTGTTFRDVTALHGIVFSGPVLFTQAVWERGLLATGAVFKGPVAFDFAEFQGSVRFDGVTFEANTDAELPSSGEPDRWTVERHSDGTWNIALRDPEGEGSGSGV
- a CDS encoding AAA family ATPase, encoding MEAEAVVKDWWLYHGTGEGADRRARLEAGSPPPWRDFTGVPDPGYVPPGCEGPAWERTRGRGEGYVPDEPEKDVVNTALHLRRPLLVTGKPGVGKSTLAYSIASDLGLGPVLHWPITSRTVLRDGLYLYDAIGRLQEAGLEQLRPPGTPLPPPAEVPDPATAVANAPSISRYLRLGPLGTALLPQDRPRVLLVDEIDKSDIDLPGDLLTVFEDGGFDIPELARLAKEDPTVAIGTDDDPDAAVCITQGRVQCRYFPVVVLTSNGERDFPPAFLRRCVRLHLDAPGPKKLARIVRRRLGVDIEGNEEYRELVRSFLDRAEDGDLATDQLLNAIQLRLSGAWSAPDDRERFLATVMQHLTGPTA
- a CDS encoding VMAP-C domain-containing protein, whose product is MGPGPLPPGLGPRRTFALIAGVERYALGPGWNLRGPARDALRFAHWLTGPAQVPPDNVRLLLSPIDEPDTLAWPDSPPMDVLRAAHQPATEGNMRTALFDELPKRDGDLLWIFWAGHGFLGPRDELMLPCSDARSTDIRHLNLDSALRWWRTDLVAHRRFPLQAALVDACRVDVPRASRLNFVNIDYGGGSSVPGRRQFRLYASSKGETAENNAEREAGRFTEALLTELGQRSVLEGVTGLAASARTIHRTFREERERGGGSQLPQFLVDRDWDACSFLDEDLPGSAPPRPAPPRATRLDQAAWDGLGPLFAGHVLPRHAHEAYAWAFKAAGCTTPVGGGLPGDTLLDVVQDLDERQGAGAGSTAMPLAVPFVRFLADRATALDPDWAARLLEWVRDTRARLALPVLPPPPSPAPRTVLDVRLDVPPGGEDGFLVRMWLRADGTRQVWESEGAPLALDAVREELVRQLALLGGARAGDPAPGQPYAAVDRIEFHVPYELLDADFDQWPVPRGPARRRRALGLLYQVVVRCPEERADTRAEWHTKWRWLCTRGGRHPEAVRVVGDAEAATDTLGLELAGGPAPACVLAHTTTAPHEGLLEAVLEGGVPVAVWRRGGGAPAPALLDLLAPAGPDGRPDPGELDVLDLPARVREVRRAAAGVGGGAAGGIVRPGQLPSGEDRLVLLWDDPDDVPGLRSLACPPDP